In a genomic window of Roseiflexus castenholzii DSM 13941:
- a CDS encoding hydrogenase maturation protease: protein MKTLIIGCGNLLRGDDGVGPILIRRLWEIGLPEGVRVADGGTAGMDVAFQMRGADRVIIVDACRTGASPGTLYRVPGDQLEQLPPLEGINLHAFRWDHALAFGRWLLKDAYPRDITVFLIEGECFDHGAPLSPAVQARMEELAQSLATTLDTIDAVC from the coding sequence ATGAAGACGCTGATCATCGGATGTGGTAATCTGTTGCGCGGCGACGATGGCGTTGGTCCGATTCTCATTCGCCGGTTGTGGGAGATCGGACTGCCGGAAGGCGTCCGCGTGGCGGATGGTGGAACGGCGGGTATGGATGTGGCATTCCAGATGCGTGGTGCGGACCGGGTGATCATCGTGGATGCCTGCCGCACCGGTGCATCCCCCGGCACGCTCTACCGTGTGCCGGGGGATCAACTCGAGCAGTTGCCACCGCTGGAAGGGATCAATCTCCACGCTTTCCGCTGGGACCATGCGTTGGCATTTGGGCGTTGGCTGTTGAAGGATGCCTATCCACGCGATATTACCGTGTTTCTCATTGAAGGCGAGTGCTTCGATCATGGTGCGCCATTGAGCCCTGCGGTGCAGGCGCGAATGGAGGAACTGGCGCAGTCGCTCGCTACAACCCTCGATACAATTGATGCTGTCTGTTGA
- a CDS encoding nickel-dependent hydrogenase large subunit produces MTATVNTKRMDLHVSPLGRVEGDLDLRVTVEDGVVTQAWTEAGMFRGFEMILKGKDPQAGLIVTPRICGICGGSHLYKSAFALDVAWRTELPPNALLVRNIAQACETLQSVPRWFYALFAIDLTNRRYAKAKGYDEAVRRFAPLVGESYERGVTLSAKPVEIYAIFGGQWPHSSFMIPGGVMCGPTLSDVTRSIAILEEFRHNWLESRFLGCSVDRWLEIKTWEDVLAWVDENESQHNSDLGFFLRFGLEIGLDRFGAGCGNYLAMGTYLHHEKYNRPTIEGRNAALIQRSGIYAGGKHYEFDQARVREDHTFSFYQGSGLLHPFEGRTEPIDPADAKRQGKYTWAKAPRYDVDGLGSVPLEVGPLARQVVAGKPGEEWQDVDPLFSDIIAKKGPSVLVRVLARLHEEAKLYKNVREWLGELDLHDRFYIKPVEHEFGRGFGATEAARGALADWIVLENGKIANYQVVTPTAWNIGPRDSRNVNGPMEQAYLGTTIHDPGDPVELGHVARSFDSCLVCTVHAYDSKTGKEIGVYRIGETG; encoded by the coding sequence ATGACTGCGACTGTGAACACAAAACGCATGGATCTCCACGTAAGTCCGCTGGGGCGCGTGGAAGGCGACCTGGATCTGCGCGTCACCGTGGAGGATGGGGTCGTGACGCAGGCATGGACGGAAGCCGGCATGTTTCGCGGCTTTGAGATGATTCTGAAAGGAAAAGACCCGCAGGCAGGGTTGATCGTGACGCCGCGCATCTGTGGCATCTGTGGCGGCAGCCATCTGTACAAATCCGCCTTTGCTCTGGATGTCGCCTGGCGCACAGAACTGCCGCCAAATGCGCTGCTGGTGCGCAACATTGCGCAGGCGTGCGAAACGTTGCAGAGCGTGCCGCGCTGGTTCTACGCGCTCTTCGCTATCGATCTGACGAATCGGCGTTATGCAAAGGCGAAGGGGTACGATGAAGCCGTGCGCCGCTTTGCGCCGCTGGTCGGTGAGTCGTATGAGCGCGGTGTGACCCTCTCGGCGAAGCCGGTCGAGATCTACGCCATTTTCGGCGGGCAGTGGCCTCACTCCAGTTTCATGATTCCCGGCGGGGTGATGTGCGGTCCGACCCTCTCCGACGTTACCCGTTCAATCGCTATTCTTGAGGAGTTCCGCCATAACTGGCTCGAATCGCGCTTCCTGGGGTGTTCCGTTGATCGCTGGCTGGAGATCAAGACGTGGGAAGATGTGCTGGCGTGGGTCGATGAGAATGAGTCGCAGCACAATTCCGACCTGGGTTTCTTCCTGCGGTTTGGGTTGGAGATCGGGTTGGACCGGTTCGGCGCCGGGTGTGGCAACTATCTGGCGATGGGCACCTACCTGCACCACGAGAAGTACAACCGTCCCACCATCGAAGGGCGCAATGCGGCGCTCATCCAGCGTTCCGGCATCTATGCCGGCGGGAAGCACTACGAGTTCGATCAGGCGCGGGTGCGCGAGGATCATACTTTCTCGTTCTACCAGGGCAGCGGCTTGCTCCATCCCTTTGAGGGACGAACTGAACCCATTGATCCGGCGGACGCCAAGCGTCAGGGCAAATACACCTGGGCGAAGGCGCCGCGGTATGATGTGGACGGTCTCGGCTCTGTGCCGCTCGAAGTTGGTCCGCTGGCGCGTCAGGTTGTCGCAGGAAAACCAGGCGAAGAGTGGCAGGATGTCGATCCGCTCTTCTCCGATATTATCGCCAAAAAAGGACCAAGCGTGCTGGTGCGCGTCCTGGCGCGGCTGCACGAGGAAGCCAAACTGTACAAGAACGTTCGTGAATGGCTCGGCGAACTCGATCTCCATGATCGCTTCTATATCAAGCCGGTCGAGCACGAGTTCGGCAGAGGCTTCGGTGCCACCGAGGCGGCCCGTGGGGCGCTTGCCGACTGGATCGTGCTGGAGAACGGCAAAATCGCCAATTATCAGGTGGTGACGCCAACTGCCTGGAATATCGGCCCGCGCGACAGCCGGAATGTCAATGGTCCAATGGAGCAGGCATACCTTGGCACGACCATTCACGATCCCGGTGATCCGGTGGAACTGGGGCACGTGGCGCGCAGTTTCGACTCTTGCCTGGTCTGCACCGTTCACGCCTACGACTCGAAGACCGGCAAGGAGATCGGTGTCTATCGGATTGGTGAGACGGGGTAG
- a CDS encoding NADH-quinone oxidoreductase subunit B family protein — translation MATLLWFQGGACSGNTMSFLNAEEPTVCDLLTDFGIEFLWHPSLGMELGEQAQALFHALARGEKPLDIFVFEGTVIRAPNGTGRYNMFAERPMLEWVQMLAPQAGIVVAIGDCACWGGIPAVAPNPSDSIGLQFLRREAGGFLGKDFRSKLGLPVINIPGCPAHPDWITQIVVALATGRAHDIALDELNRPKTFFTSFTQTGCTRNQYFEYKQSTLEFGQGTRKGCLFYEFGCRGPMTRSPCNRILWNRQSSKTRAGMPCTGCTEPEFPFFDLAPGTVFKTQKISGTIPKDMPAGLDPISYMGLAAAARVAAPQWAKEDMFVV, via the coding sequence ATGGCAACTCTGTTATGGTTCCAGGGCGGCGCATGCAGCGGGAATACCATGTCGTTTCTCAACGCCGAGGAACCTACGGTCTGCGATCTGTTGACCGACTTCGGCATTGAGTTTCTCTGGCACCCGTCGCTCGGTATGGAACTGGGCGAACAGGCGCAGGCGCTGTTCCACGCACTGGCGCGCGGCGAAAAACCACTGGACATTTTCGTGTTCGAGGGGACGGTCATTCGAGCGCCGAATGGAACCGGGCGCTACAACATGTTCGCCGAGCGCCCGATGTTGGAATGGGTGCAGATGCTTGCACCGCAGGCGGGCATCGTCGTCGCCATTGGCGACTGCGCCTGTTGGGGCGGCATTCCGGCAGTCGCTCCCAACCCATCCGACTCGATTGGTCTCCAATTTCTGCGGCGCGAAGCCGGCGGCTTTCTGGGAAAAGATTTCCGCTCGAAACTGGGTCTGCCGGTCATCAATATCCCCGGATGTCCGGCGCATCCTGACTGGATCACTCAGATCGTTGTGGCGCTGGCGACCGGGCGCGCGCACGATATTGCGCTCGACGAACTCAATCGCCCGAAGACCTTCTTCACCAGTTTCACGCAGACCGGTTGCACTCGCAATCAATACTTTGAGTACAAGCAATCGACGCTGGAGTTCGGCCAGGGTACGCGCAAGGGGTGTCTATTCTACGAGTTCGGTTGCCGCGGACCGATGACGCGCTCGCCGTGCAACCGCATCCTCTGGAACCGCCAGTCGAGCAAGACGCGCGCCGGCATGCCCTGCACCGGCTGCACCGAACCGGAGTTTCCCTTCTTCGACCTGGCGCCTGGCACGGTGTTTAAGACACAGAAGATCAGCGGCACGATCCCGAAGGACATGCCCGCCGGTCTCGATCCAATCAGTTACATGGGGCTTGCTGCCGCTGCGCGCGTCGCTGCGCCTCAGTGGGCGAAAGAAGATATGTTCGTCGTCTGA
- the hypB gene encoding hydrogenase nickel incorporation protein HypB — protein sequence MATPRLLEIRQGVLSKNDRLAAELRSRFHAAGVFVVNLLSSPGAGKTRLLEETMRRMRQRNLRVAALVGDLATDNDAQRLARSGAPVRQIQTGDMCHLEAHLIERYLEGWDLNDFDVLFIENVGNLVCPTGYDLGEAARAVLLSVTEGEDKPLKYPGAFVSADCVVVTKVDLAEAVEFDMRAAEANIASVHPGVPIVYTSARTGAGLDDWIVWLDARRHAMAAVVDASSPG from the coding sequence ATGGCAACGCCTCGACTTCTTGAGATTCGCCAGGGTGTGCTCAGCAAGAATGACCGTCTGGCGGCTGAGTTGCGCAGCCGCTTCCATGCCGCTGGTGTCTTTGTCGTCAATCTGCTCTCCAGCCCCGGCGCCGGCAAGACCCGGTTGCTCGAGGAGACCATGCGCCGGATGCGGCAGCGCAACCTGCGTGTGGCGGCGCTGGTCGGCGACCTGGCGACCGACAACGACGCGCAACGACTCGCGCGGAGCGGCGCGCCGGTGCGTCAGATTCAGACCGGGGATATGTGTCACCTGGAAGCGCACCTGATTGAGCGCTATCTGGAAGGTTGGGATTTGAACGACTTCGATGTGCTGTTTATCGAAAATGTCGGCAACCTCGTCTGTCCAACAGGGTACGATCTGGGTGAGGCGGCGCGCGCAGTGCTGCTCTCGGTGACCGAGGGTGAGGATAAGCCGTTGAAATATCCTGGCGCATTTGTGTCGGCAGATTGTGTTGTGGTGACCAAGGTCGATCTGGCGGAGGCGGTCGAGTTCGACATGCGCGCAGCCGAAGCGAACATCGCCTCAGTCCATCCCGGTGTGCCCATCGTGTACACCTCGGCGCGCACCGGCGCCGGGTTGGACGATTGGATCGTCTGGCTCGACGCACGGCGACATGCGATGGCGGCAGTGGTGGATGCCTCTTCTCCCGGCTAA
- a CDS encoding DUF1641 domain-containing protein, whose translation MTSMIDGHHRNGAQRAGVEQLLDRLNEPRTLEALNRLLDHAELLAFSAASLDGLVRRSEVIVENVTSTVAEVREALPSAPEIDTAALARLINDLPRLLELTNRLTALTATPEFEALLTLLGNPTTMTSLQRLLQHAELIAYLMEAVDALIRRSDTIVESIGVLLRDVAAGTPGASDSLLTLIDMLHRHRDYVPRLIAVVPQFTELVEQIGPFVASEEFRTLLTSGVFDPDTVTLVGRAGDAFVATYNEDRQAQRRLGPVGLVRALYDPDVQRVAALLVDFARRFGRSLNGNGKVMTDGNASTS comes from the coding sequence ATGACCTCCATGATCGATGGTCATCACCGCAACGGTGCGCAGCGCGCCGGGGTTGAGCAGTTGCTTGATCGTCTTAACGAGCCGCGGACGCTCGAGGCGCTAAACCGTCTCCTCGATCATGCCGAGTTGCTGGCATTCTCCGCTGCGTCACTCGATGGTTTGGTGCGCCGAAGCGAGGTGATCGTCGAGAACGTGACCTCGACGGTCGCCGAGGTGCGCGAGGCGCTGCCGTCGGCGCCGGAGATCGACACAGCGGCGCTGGCACGCTTGATCAACGATCTTCCCCGCCTGCTCGAATTGACCAACCGCCTCACGGCGCTGACCGCGACCCCGGAGTTCGAGGCGCTGTTGACCCTTCTCGGTAACCCAACGACCATGACCTCGCTCCAGCGCCTGTTGCAGCACGCCGAATTGATCGCGTATCTGATGGAAGCGGTCGATGCGCTCATTCGGCGCAGTGATACCATTGTGGAGAGCATTGGCGTTCTGTTGCGCGATGTTGCTGCCGGTACGCCGGGCGCCAGCGACAGCCTGCTGACCCTGATCGACATGCTGCACCGCCACCGCGACTATGTGCCGCGCCTGATCGCCGTTGTGCCGCAGTTTACCGAACTGGTGGAGCAGATCGGTCCCTTCGTCGCCTCCGAAGAATTCCGCACCCTGCTGACTTCCGGCGTCTTCGATCCTGATACCGTGACGCTGGTGGGACGTGCTGGCGATGCGTTTGTGGCAACCTACAATGAAGATCGTCAGGCGCAGCGGCGCCTGGGACCGGTTGGTCTCGTCCGCGCGCTCTACGATCCAGATGTGCAGCGGGTTGCCGCGCTGCTGGTCGATTTCGCCCGGCGTTTTGGCAGGTCGCTGAACGGAAATGGAAAGGTGATGACTGATGGCAACGCCTCGACTTCTTGA
- a CDS encoding tetratricopeptide repeat protein — protein MAHLSLRPQPLGIFPAPTGYLVIPPVAGAEEVCAALLAGHTPEHMPDALRFYTLALVDDRESAWRALAYDSSPEAHYNRFVLHSDPDIYPYLRKQLRGDLAALLDFVAYMVGLRDAPPDADAVCGEIAACILPAHAADALARQQYDAAIAALQRAVEEVRHISPLFAAQLLDRLATIHAGISQSAAALQALRDAVKLAGGGRRLDLRAYLALRLGMLCQDLAHGQRNLLIEANTWFEEALRCCSIESDPDLYALAHYRLALTILALAPAGNGDQILRERAIQSLRESLRVYTCDTHYEQWLNAQVTLANALRISFVASPANHLIEAVRLYDEALASRDQECDPIWYGRLLANQGNALFHLGDFARARDRLIRARAIFLAHRDYGAAALLDEALVEIECRGLGVRG, from the coding sequence ATGGCGCATCTATCGCTTCGCCCACAACCACTCGGTATCTTTCCCGCACCGACGGGGTACCTGGTGATTCCGCCGGTTGCCGGCGCCGAAGAGGTCTGCGCTGCGCTGCTTGCAGGGCACACGCCGGAACATATGCCCGATGCGCTTCGCTTTTACACGCTGGCGCTGGTGGATGATCGTGAAAGCGCCTGGCGCGCGTTGGCGTATGATTCCTCACCGGAAGCGCACTACAATCGTTTTGTGCTGCACAGTGACCCGGATATCTATCCATATTTGCGTAAGCAGTTACGCGGCGATCTGGCTGCCCTGCTCGACTTCGTGGCGTATATGGTCGGCTTAAGAGATGCGCCGCCTGATGCAGACGCAGTATGTGGCGAAATTGCCGCGTGCATCCTGCCGGCGCATGCTGCGGATGCGCTTGCCCGCCAGCAGTACGATGCCGCTATCGCCGCGCTCCAACGCGCAGTCGAAGAAGTTCGGCACATTTCGCCATTGTTTGCTGCGCAGCTGCTGGATCGTCTGGCGACGATCCACGCCGGTATCAGCCAATCGGCGGCGGCGCTTCAGGCATTGCGCGATGCCGTGAAACTGGCCGGCGGGGGGCGTCGCCTCGACCTGCGCGCGTATCTGGCGTTGCGGTTGGGGATGTTGTGCCAGGATCTCGCTCATGGGCAGAGGAACCTGCTGATTGAGGCGAACACATGGTTCGAGGAGGCGTTGCGTTGCTGCTCGATTGAGAGCGACCCCGACCTCTACGCGCTGGCGCATTACCGGCTGGCGCTGACGATCCTGGCGCTTGCGCCTGCGGGCAATGGCGATCAGATATTGCGCGAACGAGCCATTCAGTCGTTGCGGGAGTCGCTCCGGGTCTACACCTGCGATACGCACTACGAGCAGTGGCTCAATGCACAGGTTACGCTTGCCAATGCCTTGCGGATTTCGTTTGTTGCATCCCCTGCCAATCATCTGATCGAAGCGGTGCGCCTGTACGACGAGGCGCTGGCAAGCCGCGATCAGGAGTGTGATCCGATCTGGTACGGACGTCTGCTGGCGAACCAGGGGAATGCGCTGTTCCATCTTGGCGATTTTGCCCGCGCCCGTGACCGTTTGATCCGCGCCCGCGCGATCTTCCTTGCTCACCGTGACTATGGCGCTGCGGCGTTGCTCGACGAGGCGCTGGTCGAAATTGAGTGCCGGGGGTTAGGGGTACGGGGCTAG
- the hypA gene encoding hydrogenase maturation nickel metallochaperone HypA, with amino-acid sequence MHELSIAHSLVEIAEEAAAKAGVTRVTVVHLRLGVMSGVVRDALLFGFDIATAGTRLEGARLEIEDVPLQAYCAGCDAVVTLPDRQRFRCPQCNAPCGRIVTGQEIELTALEYEENAPEITAS; translated from the coding sequence ATGCATGAACTATCGATAGCGCACAGTCTGGTCGAGATTGCTGAAGAAGCAGCGGCAAAGGCGGGCGTCACGCGGGTGACCGTGGTTCACCTTCGACTGGGAGTGATGTCGGGAGTGGTGCGTGACGCGCTGCTGTTCGGGTTCGATATTGCAACTGCCGGAACGCGACTGGAAGGGGCGCGGTTGGAGATTGAAGATGTGCCGTTGCAGGCGTACTGCGCTGGCTGCGATGCAGTGGTGACCTTGCCCGATCGGCAGCGGTTTCGTTGCCCGCAGTGCAACGCGCCGTGCGGACGAATCGTGACGGGACAGGAGATCGAACTGACGGCGCTGGAGTATGAAGAGAATGCGCCGGAAATCACAGCGTCGTGA
- a CDS encoding MBL fold metallo-hydrolase, translating to MTLYVTSLASGSSGNVLLVRTGDAALLVDCGLPLRTIEPALTRIGIHPAQLSAILLTHEHGDHVLSAGALARRYGVPIIANQPTLAAIEQDLAGVPFQELATGAATMIADFGVRSFPVPHDAAEPVGYTISAGGWCVGIATDLGHWNDTIVEGLTPADLVVIEANHDQEKLWRAPYVEVVKHRIYGPTGHLDNIAAGRLLARLGADGRRRSAWLAHLSREANTPQIAEQVVRGVLALAGVRCIGIAALPRRAPIHWSSDMHGEQLSLFD from the coding sequence ATGACGCTCTATGTGACTTCGCTTGCTTCCGGGAGCAGCGGCAATGTCTTGCTGGTGCGAACCGGCGATGCGGCGCTGCTAGTCGATTGTGGCTTGCCGCTGCGCACAATAGAGCCGGCGCTGACGCGCATCGGTATTCATCCGGCACAGTTGAGCGCCATTCTGCTCACTCACGAGCATGGCGATCACGTGCTGTCCGCCGGGGCGCTGGCGCGGCGCTACGGTGTTCCGATCATTGCCAACCAACCAACGCTGGCAGCCATCGAACAGGACCTGGCAGGCGTCCCTTTCCAGGAACTGGCGACCGGCGCTGCGACAATGATTGCCGATTTCGGTGTACGCAGCTTCCCGGTGCCACATGATGCCGCCGAGCCGGTGGGGTACACCATCAGCGCAGGCGGGTGGTGCGTCGGAATAGCCACCGACCTGGGGCACTGGAATGACACGATTGTGGAAGGACTGACTCCGGCTGATCTGGTGGTCATTGAAGCGAACCATGATCAGGAGAAGTTGTGGCGCGCTCCGTATGTGGAAGTCGTCAAACATCGCATCTACGGTCCGACCGGGCATCTGGACAATATCGCCGCCGGACGCCTGCTTGCCCGTCTTGGCGCCGATGGACGCCGACGCAGCGCCTGGCTGGCGCATCTCTCGCGGGAAGCCAATACCCCACAGATCGCCGAGCAGGTGGTGCGCGGCGTGCTGGCGCTTGCCGGCGTGCGGTGCATTGGCATTGCCGCGTTGCCACGTCGGGCGCCAATCCATTGGTCGAGCGACATGCATGGCGAGCAGTTGTCGCTTTTCGACTGA
- a CDS encoding ribose-phosphate diphosphokinase, translated as MSADDMLIFPGSGSPKLTKHICTYLGVTPGECEVLRFSEGNLFVRILENVRGRHVYIVQSTAFPANDNFMELLFWIDAFKRASAASVTAVVPFFSYAKGDKKDEPRVSIRARVCADAIEAAGADRIVVMDLHAPQIQGFFKIPVDDLYALPVLCDRVKQMNLDNLIVVAPDSGFAKKARKYARYLGVSMAVGDKERVAHDEHAHIVEIIGDVEGKTALIVDDFTISAGTLVEVAGQLLVRGAKEVYAAVTHGVFARGAMERLADSPIRRLLITDTVETQPVTLTPQVEIVSVAPLFGEAIRRIHNRESISVLFPR; from the coding sequence ATGAGCGCTGATGATATGCTGATCTTTCCCGGCTCAGGAAGCCCGAAATTAACGAAACATATCTGCACGTATCTGGGTGTGACGCCGGGCGAATGTGAAGTGCTGCGCTTTTCTGAGGGCAACCTGTTTGTGCGCATTCTGGAGAATGTGCGTGGACGGCATGTGTACATCGTGCAGTCCACGGCGTTTCCGGCAAACGACAATTTCATGGAATTGCTCTTCTGGATCGATGCATTCAAGCGCGCGAGCGCTGCATCGGTGACGGCGGTGGTGCCCTTTTTCAGTTACGCCAAAGGGGACAAAAAAGACGAGCCGCGCGTGTCGATCCGCGCGCGAGTGTGCGCCGACGCAATCGAGGCTGCGGGCGCTGATCGGATTGTGGTTATGGACCTCCATGCCCCGCAGATTCAGGGATTTTTCAAAATTCCCGTTGATGATCTCTACGCGCTGCCGGTGCTCTGTGATCGGGTCAAACAAATGAATCTGGACAATCTGATCGTTGTTGCGCCCGATAGCGGTTTTGCCAAAAAAGCGCGGAAATATGCGCGGTATCTTGGCGTCTCCATGGCGGTTGGCGACAAAGAGCGCGTCGCGCATGATGAGCACGCGCACATTGTCGAGATTATCGGTGATGTGGAGGGCAAAACGGCGCTGATCGTCGATGATTTCACCATTTCGGCGGGCACGCTTGTTGAAGTTGCCGGGCAACTGCTGGTGCGTGGCGCAAAAGAGGTATACGCCGCTGTGACCCATGGCGTCTTCGCCAGAGGAGCGATGGAGCGACTGGCGGATAGCCCGATCCGACGGTTACTGATTACCGATACCGTTGAGACGCAGCCGGTAACGTTGACGCCGCAGGTCGAAATTGTGTCGGTGGCGCCGCTGTTTGGCGAGGCGATCCGGCGCATTCATAACCGCGAAAGTATCAGTGTGCTGTTTCCGCGATAG
- a CDS encoding DegT/DnrJ/EryC1/StrS family aminotransferase, which yields MSLRLAIDGGERAVKTPLPPMFPGGMRIGAEEEQAVLNVLRSRRLFRYYGPAPGPSQTDLFEQEFAAHMGTAYALAVSSGTAALMCAMAALGVGPGDEVIVPAYTWIATASAVVALGAVPVIAEIDESLTIDPADVECKITPHTRAITAVHMRGSPCRMDALTEIAHRHNVSLIEDVAQAAGASFRGKRLGAWGDAGAFSLQFNKIITSGEGGVVLTNSHALYKRAIMYHDVVGGYRHHIPPDEILPGVNFRMNELQAAIALAQLGKLEGILADMRRNHAAIVERIADCARSAGILLRRLNDPTGDAGLALVLLLPSAECTRWAVDALRAEGVGAMALYRPDVEDYHVYRYWAPIMNQKTWTEQGGPWRWAARTIEYAPDMCPRSLDLLSRALHLNVSPDLSEAQIEEVATALNKVLEAL from the coding sequence ATGTCTTTACGATTGGCAATCGACGGCGGCGAGCGCGCGGTTAAGACCCCGCTGCCACCCATGTTCCCCGGCGGCATGCGAATCGGCGCCGAAGAAGAGCAGGCGGTGCTCAACGTCCTGCGAAGCCGGCGCCTCTTCCGCTACTATGGTCCGGCGCCGGGTCCTTCGCAAACCGACTTGTTCGAGCAGGAATTTGCTGCGCATATGGGCACGGCATACGCTCTGGCAGTCTCGTCTGGCACAGCCGCGCTCATGTGCGCAATGGCAGCGCTCGGGGTCGGACCCGGAGACGAAGTGATCGTTCCGGCGTACACCTGGATTGCAACCGCCTCAGCAGTTGTGGCGCTTGGCGCAGTTCCGGTCATTGCCGAGATCGATGAATCGCTGACGATCGACCCTGCGGATGTGGAATGCAAAATCACACCCCATACCCGCGCTATTACGGCAGTGCACATGCGCGGCTCGCCATGTCGGATGGATGCGTTGACCGAGATCGCGCACCGGCACAATGTATCATTGATCGAAGATGTGGCGCAGGCGGCAGGCGCAAGTTTTCGCGGGAAACGTCTTGGCGCCTGGGGCGATGCCGGCGCATTTAGCCTGCAATTCAACAAGATCATAACATCAGGTGAGGGTGGCGTGGTGCTGACCAACAGCCATGCCCTGTACAAGCGCGCCATTATGTATCACGATGTCGTTGGCGGATACCGTCACCACATTCCGCCCGACGAGATTCTGCCAGGGGTCAACTTCCGCATGAACGAACTTCAGGCTGCAATTGCGCTGGCGCAACTCGGTAAACTGGAGGGAATCCTCGCTGATATGCGTCGCAACCATGCGGCCATTGTCGAACGCATTGCCGATTGCGCGCGATCAGCGGGCATTCTGCTCCGCCGTCTCAACGATCCGACCGGCGACGCGGGACTGGCGCTGGTGCTGCTGCTCCCATCCGCCGAATGCACGCGTTGGGCAGTCGATGCGCTGCGTGCTGAGGGGGTTGGGGCAATGGCGTTATATCGCCCCGATGTTGAGGATTACCATGTCTACCGTTATTGGGCGCCGATCATGAACCAGAAGACATGGACCGAACAGGGTGGACCATGGCGTTGGGCAGCGCGCACGATCGAGTATGCGCCTGATATGTGCCCGCGGTCGCTCGATCTGTTGAGTCGCGCCCTGCACCTCAATGTCAGCCCCGATTTGAGCGAGGCACAGATCGAAGAGGTTGCGACGGCGTTGAACAAGGTGCTGGAGGCGCTGTGA
- a CDS encoding FAD-dependent oxidoreductase yields MVTGHWYYYTKTRENRPLVGPVGPRGSWVMGAFSRYGIMAACGAAEILATHMSGAALPAYAMAFHPARYDDPVCRAHLEAWGDTGQL; encoded by the coding sequence ATGGTCACCGGTCATTGGTATTACTATACCAAAACGCGCGAGAACCGCCCGCTTGTCGGTCCGGTTGGACCGCGCGGATCGTGGGTGATGGGGGCGTTTTCCAGGTACGGCATTATGGCAGCGTGTGGCGCGGCAGAAATCCTGGCAACGCATATGAGCGGCGCAGCGCTTCCCGCATATGCTATGGCGTTTCACCCGGCGCGCTACGACGATCCTGTCTGCCGCGCGCACCTTGAAGCCTGGGGAGATACCGGGCAATTGTAA
- a CDS encoding zinc ribbon domain-containing protein, whose product MVERICSQCGHGNPLDHHFCGKCGAALERLLPAPLSSQPLARLGASIPARWRDVGRAVAISAVALAAEAGIAWLARRIEQRNTPVNLPSPALQVVKPAPQPLATRAAANVVTIISERVIEFIDDDNGTRRISERAFWRRIEE is encoded by the coding sequence ATGGTTGAGCGCATTTGTTCACAATGCGGTCACGGTAATCCGCTTGATCATCATTTCTGCGGGAAATGCGGCGCAGCGCTGGAACGATTGCTTCCTGCGCCATTATCATCGCAGCCGCTGGCGCGTCTGGGAGCATCCATTCCCGCGCGCTGGCGCGACGTCGGGCGCGCAGTGGCGATCAGCGCCGTCGCACTGGCGGCGGAAGCCGGCATCGCCTGGCTGGCGCGGCGGATCGAGCAGCGCAATACGCCTGTGAACCTTCCTTCTCCAGCATTGCAGGTTGTGAAACCTGCGCCACAACCGCTGGCGACGCGCGCAGCGGCGAATGTCGTGACGATCATCAGCGAACGAGTGATCGAGTTCATCGACGATGACAATGGAACGCGACGGATCAGTGAACGCGCGTTCTGGCGCCGCATCGAGGAATAG